One window from the genome of Microbulbifer sp. ALW1 encodes:
- a CDS encoding NADPH-dependent FMN reductase, producing the protein MSTAITDVTNDQRKPRLLALAGSLRKDSYNRKLAASAAQLAREAGAEVVEVNLRDYPLPLFDEDLEAAGIPDNARALKDLFATADGLLIASPEYNGSVTAALKNMIDWVSRPDGQFARAELFAGRRAALFATSPGGLGGMRGLNHLRDILQPLGTWISPTMLAVPSSMNIFDEHGKLVDEVATAQLRDLVQQTITAIPTPTNQA; encoded by the coding sequence ATGAGCACTGCAATCACCGACGTAACCAACGACCAACGCAAACCGCGTCTGCTGGCGCTTGCCGGTAGCCTGCGCAAAGACTCCTACAATCGCAAACTGGCTGCCAGTGCCGCACAGCTGGCCCGTGAAGCGGGTGCGGAAGTGGTTGAAGTCAACCTGCGTGACTATCCCCTGCCTCTGTTTGACGAGGACCTGGAAGCGGCCGGCATCCCGGACAATGCACGGGCATTGAAAGACCTGTTTGCGACGGCCGATGGCCTGCTGATCGCAAGTCCGGAATACAATGGCTCGGTAACGGCCGCACTGAAAAACATGATCGACTGGGTTTCTCGCCCGGATGGGCAGTTTGCGCGCGCAGAGCTCTTCGCCGGCCGCCGCGCGGCGCTGTTCGCCACCTCACCCGGTGGCCTTGGCGGCATGCGCGGCCTCAATCACCTGCGAGACATTCTGCAGCCACTGGGTACCTGGATAAGCCCTACCATGCTGGCAGTGCCCAGCTCGATGAACATCTTTGATGAGCACGGAAAACTGGTGGACGAAGTGGCGACCGCGCAATTGCGCGACCTGGTGCAGCAGACGATTACAGCGATTCCTACGCCAACAAATCAGGCATAA
- the phnD gene encoding phosphonate ABC transporter substrate-binding protein, whose protein sequence is MNIRHSTGLMLGTIAMVLATLVQASEPLRIALIPAEDSRAMIRQSRQLMTALEQKLGVEVEGFVATDYNGVIESLRAGHVDVAYLGPFSYVKAAQVANVEAFAVAETKDKGGVAYHSQIVVRADSDIQSVEQLRGRDFAFVGPTSTSGYVFPMVGLKKAGLNPRNDFRNVIYTGAHDANLLAVKHGRVDAATVADRILSAAVEKGQIDKADLRVIWRSGAIPESPMVWRKDLPETTKQQLRDAFLSIRDVQFGDQGQVSEYRATDDSAYDIVREAARLARK, encoded by the coding sequence ATGAATATAAGACACTCAACGGGGCTAATGCTTGGCACCATCGCCATGGTATTGGCGACGCTGGTACAAGCTTCTGAACCCCTGCGTATTGCACTGATCCCGGCTGAGGATTCACGGGCAATGATTCGACAGTCCAGGCAGCTGATGACCGCTCTGGAGCAGAAGCTCGGTGTTGAGGTAGAGGGCTTCGTTGCGACGGACTATAACGGCGTGATCGAGTCGCTCAGGGCCGGGCATGTGGACGTGGCCTATCTGGGACCCTTCTCCTATGTAAAGGCGGCCCAGGTTGCCAATGTCGAAGCATTCGCCGTCGCGGAGACAAAAGACAAGGGCGGAGTGGCTTACCACAGTCAGATAGTGGTGCGTGCCGACTCGGATATTCAAAGTGTTGAGCAGCTGCGAGGACGTGATTTTGCCTTCGTCGGCCCGACCTCTACATCCGGTTATGTATTTCCCATGGTGGGCCTCAAGAAGGCCGGCCTCAATCCCCGCAACGACTTCCGCAACGTGATCTATACCGGTGCCCACGATGCCAATTTGCTGGCGGTGAAACATGGCCGTGTAGATGCCGCGACGGTGGCCGACCGGATTCTCAGTGCCGCTGTCGAGAAGGGCCAGATAGACAAGGCTGACCTGCGCGTGATCTGGCGTTCCGGCGCAATTCCAGAGTCCCCCATGGTGTGGCGTAAGGACCTGCCGGAAACAACGAAACAACAGCTCCGTGACGCCTTCCTGAGTATCCGCGATGTGCAGTTTGGGGACCAGGGACAGGTGAGTGAATACCGCGCGACGGATGACAGTGCTTACGACATTGTGCGCGAAGCCGCGCGCCTGGCCCGGAAATAG
- the tadA gene encoding tRNA adenosine(34) deaminase TadA, which yields MYMQRALELASQAAALGEVPVGAVVVLDGEIIGEGFNQPITASDPSAHAEVVALRAAASHQDNYRLPGATLYVTIEPCTMCFGTLIHARVTRLVYGAAEPRAGVVASQLQLPEKTFFNHRVQVEGGVLQEQAGTLVKEFFQKRR from the coding sequence ATGTACATGCAAAGGGCACTGGAGCTGGCGTCGCAGGCCGCTGCGCTGGGAGAAGTGCCGGTAGGTGCTGTGGTGGTGTTGGATGGGGAGATCATTGGTGAGGGTTTCAATCAGCCGATTACGGCGTCCGACCCCAGTGCCCACGCAGAGGTGGTTGCCCTGCGCGCAGCCGCCAGCCATCAGGACAATTACCGCCTGCCCGGTGCCACCCTGTATGTCACCATTGAGCCCTGCACCATGTGTTTCGGAACCCTGATTCACGCGCGTGTTACGCGCCTGGTTTACGGCGCGGCCGAACCCCGCGCGGGGGTAGTAGCGAGTCAGCTGCAGTTGCCCGAGAAAACATTTTTCAACCACCGGGTACAGGTTGAAGGCGGCGTTCTACAGGAACAAGCGGGTACACTGGTCAAGGAATTCTTTCAAAAGCGTCGCTGA
- the phnC gene encoding phosphonate ABC transporter ATP-binding protein yields the protein MIEVRNLYKSFNDTDYVLEDISFKVDAGEFVVILGQSGAGKSTLLRCLNHLTPASSGEMIINGLQCDYGKKSHRRVLRKRVAMVFQHHNLIRRLSVVKNVLVGRMSRLPFWSCFFQLFPRHDVNIALSAIEQVGLTDKAWTRTDNLSGGQQQRVGIARALAQKPELMLADEPVASLDPKTSREALNYLRDACRKNNIAVLCNLHQIDYAMEFATRIIGLAGGKIVFDGPPEQVTPEVIEAIYPGIKDDNISKLVVRMSDEIRKQKTQIAQAV from the coding sequence ATGATTGAAGTACGCAATTTATACAAATCGTTCAACGATACCGACTATGTGCTCGAAGACATCAGCTTTAAGGTGGACGCCGGAGAATTTGTGGTAATTCTCGGGCAATCCGGTGCGGGTAAATCGACCCTGTTGCGATGCCTGAATCACCTGACCCCCGCTTCATCCGGGGAAATGATCATCAATGGCCTGCAGTGTGATTACGGTAAAAAGTCCCACCGCCGTGTCTTGCGCAAGCGCGTTGCCATGGTGTTTCAGCACCACAATCTCATCCGCCGGCTCAGTGTTGTCAAGAATGTATTGGTTGGGCGCATGTCGCGGCTACCGTTCTGGTCGTGCTTTTTCCAACTGTTCCCCAGACACGATGTTAATATTGCGCTGTCGGCGATTGAGCAGGTAGGACTTACCGACAAGGCGTGGACCCGGACTGACAACCTGAGTGGCGGACAGCAGCAACGGGTGGGTATCGCCCGTGCCCTGGCGCAAAAACCAGAGTTGATGCTGGCGGATGAACCGGTGGCCAGTCTGGATCCAAAAACCTCCAGGGAAGCACTCAATTATCTGCGGGATGCCTGCCGCAAGAACAATATCGCCGTGCTGTGTAACCTTCACCAGATCGATTACGCGATGGAATTCGCTACGCGCATCATCGGTCTTGCCGGTGGCAAGATCGTGTTTGATGGACCGCCAGAGCAGGTGACGCCCGAGGTCATTGAAGCGATCTATCCGGGAATCAAAGACGACAATATTTCCAAGCTTGTGGTGCGGATGTCCGACGAAATTCGCAAGCAAAAAACGCAAATTGCGCAAGCGGTGTGA
- a CDS encoding MmcQ/YjbR family DNA-binding protein — MNYSSARSYLLTRPETVEDFPFGPDVAVFKIKGKMFATLATQDGLARTNLKCDPDEAQALRDIFSGVLPGYHMNKKHWNTVLLDGSVPDHEIERMMDRSYGLVVKGLRKSERAALELAYGPDQVYR; from the coding sequence ATGAACTATTCCAGCGCGCGCAGCTATTTGCTTACTCGTCCCGAAACCGTTGAGGACTTTCCCTTCGGCCCCGATGTGGCGGTGTTCAAAATCAAGGGAAAAATGTTCGCTACCCTGGCAACTCAGGATGGTTTGGCTCGCACCAACCTGAAGTGTGACCCGGATGAAGCCCAGGCCCTGCGGGATATATTTTCCGGGGTTTTACCCGGTTACCACATGAACAAGAAACACTGGAACACGGTGTTACTGGACGGCAGTGTGCCGGATCATGAAATCGAGCGGATGATGGACCGGTCTTACGGCCTGGTCGTCAAAGGCCTGCGCAAGTCAGAGCGCGCGGCACTGGAACTCGCCTATGGACCGGACCAGGTTTACCGATAG
- the phnE gene encoding phosphonate ABC transporter, permease protein PhnE, whose product MSVSSYTFVASRPQNALGWWVLLPVAVVSTLILIWLINGTGTSFSKLVDGLPWIADFLSRMLPPNISYITDNLIGPALQTVQIALLGTLFAILLAIPLSFFAARNLSPNAAIYHLSRQVLNIGRGINEIILALIFVAAVGLGPFAGVLALALHGAGMLGKFFAEAIEEIDRGPVEAMESAGCSVPHIILFAIISQVLPAWLGVILYRLEANIRVSTILGMVGAGGIGFELMTTMKLFEYENTAACVLVILGLVFAADLISARLRKLVR is encoded by the coding sequence ATGTCAGTTTCTTCTTATACCTTTGTTGCCAGCCGCCCGCAAAATGCGCTGGGCTGGTGGGTCTTGCTGCCGGTCGCAGTTGTTTCAACACTCATTCTGATCTGGCTGATCAATGGCACCGGCACGAGTTTTAGCAAACTGGTAGATGGTCTGCCCTGGATTGCAGATTTCCTGTCGCGGATGTTGCCGCCAAATATTTCCTATATCACCGACAATCTGATCGGCCCTGCACTGCAGACTGTACAGATTGCGCTGCTGGGAACCCTGTTCGCGATACTGCTGGCGATTCCGCTGAGCTTCTTTGCCGCGCGCAACCTTTCTCCAAACGCGGCGATATATCACTTGTCGCGACAGGTATTGAATATCGGTCGCGGTATTAATGAAATTATTCTTGCGCTGATTTTCGTCGCCGCGGTGGGGCTGGGGCCCTTTGCCGGAGTGCTAGCCCTGGCGCTGCACGGCGCGGGCATGCTGGGAAAATTTTTCGCCGAGGCCATTGAGGAGATCGATCGCGGCCCGGTAGAAGCAATGGAATCCGCCGGCTGCAGTGTGCCGCATATTATCCTGTTCGCGATTATTTCCCAGGTTCTGCCGGCGTGGCTGGGTGTCATCCTGTACCGCCTCGAAGCGAATATCCGGGTATCCACGATTCTGGGCATGGTCGGTGCTGGAGGCATTGGCTTTGAACTGATGACCACCATGAAACTGTTCGAATATGAAAATACCGCGGCCTGCGTGCTGGTGATTCTCGGCCTGGTGTTCGCCGCAGACCTGATCTCCGCACGGTTGCGCAAACTGGTTCGCTAA
- a CDS encoding S9 family peptidase has protein sequence MIDLIPNIQGADAERTGMWGHSRGGIQTFMTARTGVPARALVVAAGVSDLAAGLEERPDMEKVFRNRIPGYDDDKSTALQRRSVLYWADSLNREVPILLIHGSADDRVSIEQSRKLDQRLETLGFKHRLVEFEGDGHSFNKNRQAYIQAVADWFHQHLAP, from the coding sequence TTGATCGACCTGATCCCGAATATTCAGGGCGCCGATGCGGAAAGAACTGGCATGTGGGGACACAGTCGCGGTGGAATTCAGACCTTCATGACCGCGCGAACCGGGGTGCCCGCCAGGGCACTGGTCGTGGCTGCGGGCGTCTCGGACCTGGCCGCAGGATTGGAAGAGCGCCCGGACATGGAAAAAGTATTCCGCAACAGAATACCCGGGTACGACGACGATAAATCGACGGCACTGCAGCGTCGCTCGGTACTCTACTGGGCGGATTCACTGAACCGGGAGGTCCCGATCCTGCTGATACACGGCAGTGCAGATGATCGGGTTTCCATTGAACAGTCCCGCAAGCTGGATCAGCGCCTGGAAACCCTGGGATTCAAACACCGCCTGGTGGAGTTCGAGGGCGACGGCCATAGCTTCAACAAAAATCGCCAGGCCTATATCCAGGCAGTGGCAGACTGGTTTCATCAACATTTAGCCCCATGA
- a CDS encoding potassium channel family protein: MLLSFLINAALVSFAVVIHHEVLNSLFFLGHKLKLRRNLGVLIGVFGALVGHVLEIWMFAVGYYFMYNSPFFGTLTGNFNGTLIDCVYFSFTTYTSLGFGDVEPHGELRFTAGLEALTGLVLITWTASFLFLKMQRYWKRYEEQS, encoded by the coding sequence ATGCTGCTTTCCTTTCTGATAAATGCCGCCCTGGTGTCGTTTGCTGTCGTGATCCATCACGAGGTGCTCAACAGCCTGTTTTTTCTCGGCCACAAACTCAAGCTGCGCCGCAATTTGGGTGTGTTGATTGGTGTTTTCGGTGCATTGGTGGGGCATGTGCTGGAGATCTGGATGTTCGCGGTGGGTTACTACTTTATGTATAACTCGCCATTTTTTGGCACGCTTACCGGCAACTTCAACGGCACGCTGATCGATTGTGTGTACTTCTCCTTCACCACCTATACATCGCTGGGTTTTGGCGATGTAGAGCCTCATGGCGAGCTGCGTTTCACTGCGGGCCTGGAAGCGCTGACCGGACTGGTGTTGATTACCTGGACGGCGTCCTTCCTTTTTTTGAAAATGCAGCGTTACTGGAAGCGCTACGAGGAGCAGAGCTGA
- the phnX gene encoding phosphonoacetaldehyde hydrolase — translation MPAVEGVVFDWAGTTVDFGSFAPTTIFVEAFKAAFDFELSLEEARGPMGLGKWDHIRTLGNDSTINGRWQAQFGRAMSDADVDAIYDTFMPLQIKKVVDHAELIPGTADTIAFLRDSQIKIGSCSGYPRPVMEVLCAKAAENGYSPDCVVASDDLSAGARPGPWMALQNVIELGIKNVAHCIKVDDSAPGIEEGRNAGMWTVALTLSGNESGLTLEQFLVASESEKRIARERALSRLEGAKPHYVIDTIADFPGVVDDINRRLNAGERP, via the coding sequence ATGCCAGCCGTAGAAGGTGTGGTCTTTGACTGGGCCGGTACCACCGTCGATTTCGGTTCCTTTGCACCTACCACCATTTTTGTGGAGGCGTTTAAGGCCGCTTTTGATTTTGAACTGTCACTGGAAGAGGCACGTGGTCCCATGGGACTGGGCAAGTGGGACCATATCCGTACCCTCGGGAATGATTCCACCATCAATGGCCGCTGGCAGGCACAGTTTGGACGCGCCATGAGCGATGCGGATGTTGATGCTATCTACGATACCTTTATGCCTTTGCAGATCAAAAAAGTGGTTGATCATGCCGAGCTGATTCCCGGCACTGCAGATACCATTGCCTTTCTGCGGGATTCCCAGATCAAGATCGGTTCCTGTTCCGGCTACCCACGCCCGGTTATGGAAGTCCTGTGTGCAAAAGCCGCCGAAAACGGTTACAGCCCGGATTGTGTTGTGGCCTCCGATGACCTGTCCGCGGGTGCCCGCCCCGGACCCTGGATGGCATTGCAGAATGTGATTGAATTGGGCATCAAAAATGTTGCGCACTGTATCAAGGTGGATGATTCTGCCCCGGGTATTGAAGAAGGGCGCAATGCCGGTATGTGGACCGTGGCACTGACCCTTTCCGGTAATGAATCCGGGCTGACTCTGGAGCAGTTTCTGGTTGCAAGCGAGTCTGAAAAACGTATTGCGCGGGAGCGGGCTCTGTCGCGGCTAGAAGGCGCAAAGCCTCACTATGTTATTGATACCATTGCCGACTTCCCGGGAGTTGTTGATGATATTAATCGTCGCCTCAATGCCGGGGAGCGGCCATAA
- a CDS encoding phosphonoacetaldehyde reductase, producing the protein MWLYRNPVEIIAGEDALNSLARLVANRRYAVLTYDAPIFGQYLERVAAAVGYGPVAVVTNIDENPDITGLQCLIDKISGLVERPELLVALGGGSVIDTCKVISGCVGQGVPLRNLLASKDAIENPIDYVSIPTTAGTGSEVTCWATVWDPDNGVKHSLSDPALYGRAALLDPTLTLSLPESITVSTALDALSHALESLWNVNRNPVSSLFAIRAAQLVLVALPEAIESPSNYQAREALLQASLFAGMAFSNTKTSIAHNISYAVTLEKGLPHGVACSFTLPMIIRAIEPGTTLAGDIEMIFDCDYLQAADRLEDFFRDVGVETNPAAYGYDVFQWTELVAKASSGDRGRNFNGDIFKLTSLFREDFMQRGDALCQP; encoded by the coding sequence ATGTGGTTATACAGGAATCCGGTAGAAATCATCGCCGGTGAGGACGCACTAAACTCGTTAGCAAGGTTGGTTGCAAACCGCCGCTATGCCGTGCTCACTTATGATGCGCCGATATTCGGGCAGTACCTGGAGCGGGTAGCGGCGGCGGTGGGATACGGCCCGGTAGCGGTAGTGACTAATATCGATGAAAACCCGGATATTACAGGCCTGCAATGTTTGATCGACAAGATAAGCGGCCTCGTAGAGCGTCCGGAACTGCTGGTTGCCCTGGGTGGTGGTTCTGTAATCGACACCTGCAAGGTAATTAGCGGTTGTGTAGGGCAGGGGGTCCCGCTGCGCAATCTGCTTGCCAGCAAGGACGCCATCGAAAACCCGATTGACTATGTGAGCATCCCTACTACCGCAGGGACCGGCAGTGAGGTGACCTGCTGGGCAACCGTTTGGGATCCGGACAATGGGGTTAAGCACTCGCTGTCGGATCCGGCATTATATGGTCGGGCGGCTTTGCTGGATCCTACCTTGACGCTCTCCCTGCCCGAGTCGATTACCGTCAGTACTGCACTCGATGCGCTGTCACATGCGCTGGAAAGCCTTTGGAATGTCAATCGCAACCCGGTAAGCAGTTTGTTTGCGATCCGCGCGGCACAGCTCGTTCTTGTCGCACTGCCGGAAGCCATAGAGTCACCGTCGAACTACCAGGCCAGGGAGGCATTACTGCAGGCTTCACTGTTTGCAGGCATGGCGTTCTCCAATACCAAAACCTCCATTGCCCACAACATCTCTTACGCAGTGACCTTGGAGAAGGGCTTACCACATGGAGTCGCCTGCAGTTTCACGCTGCCGATGATCATTCGTGCGATTGAGCCCGGCACAACCCTGGCGGGTGATATCGAGATGATATTTGACTGTGACTACCTGCAGGCGGCGGACCGGCTGGAGGATTTCTTCCGCGACGTCGGTGTGGAAACGAATCCGGCCGCCTACGGATACGATGTGTTCCAGTGGACAGAACTGGTGGCCAAGGCATCGTCCGGCGATCGCGGGCGGAATTTCAATGGCGACATTTTCAAACTAACGTCCCTGTTCCGGGAAGACTTTATGCAACGAGGAGATGCACTATGCCAGCCGTAG
- a CDS encoding LysR family transcriptional regulator yields MAVKDWNNLHYALAVARAGTLSGAALELEVSHTTVLRRIDALEKALKTRLFHRHARGYIPTEAGRMLMSAAENMQDQLDQLVGRVQGVDEELRGTLIVTTVNNLIPQLMPIVRGFQQRYPQVRLQIVADRRHLRLEHGEAHIGIRPGARPTAPDYVVQLGASLQHSLYGSKDYVRECGSLESLENIEGHRFVSAIEEMAFVPFIDWIARSVPDEQVVFRCNEFGPFEDAALQGVGLAPLHCWGAASNPGLRQMLRPPESWRIDLWLITHRDMHRTRKVQLFLQWIKQELSKLPPEIALVP; encoded by the coding sequence GTGGCGGTTAAAGACTGGAACAACCTGCACTATGCGCTGGCGGTGGCCCGGGCGGGTACCCTGTCGGGAGCGGCGTTGGAGCTGGAGGTATCGCACACCACGGTGTTAAGGCGCATCGACGCTCTGGAAAAGGCGCTGAAAACCCGCCTTTTCCACCGTCATGCCCGCGGTTACATTCCCACGGAAGCCGGCCGCATGCTGATGAGTGCCGCGGAAAACATGCAGGATCAGCTGGATCAATTGGTCGGCCGGGTACAGGGGGTAGATGAGGAGCTCCGCGGAACTCTCATCGTTACCACGGTCAATAACCTTATTCCGCAGCTGATGCCAATCGTGCGCGGATTTCAGCAGCGCTATCCACAGGTGCGTCTGCAGATAGTGGCTGATCGGCGCCACCTGCGCTTGGAGCACGGTGAGGCGCATATTGGCATTCGCCCTGGCGCCCGCCCCACGGCACCAGATTATGTGGTGCAGTTGGGCGCCAGCCTGCAGCATAGTCTCTACGGGTCGAAAGACTATGTGCGGGAATGTGGGTCGCTGGAAAGCCTCGAAAACATCGAGGGGCACCGGTTTGTCAGTGCCATCGAAGAAATGGCCTTTGTGCCATTTATCGATTGGATAGCGCGCAGTGTGCCCGACGAACAGGTGGTGTTCCGCTGCAATGAGTTCGGGCCCTTTGAAGATGCGGCTTTGCAAGGTGTGGGGCTGGCGCCCTTGCATTGCTGGGGTGCCGCCAGTAATCCAGGGTTGCGCCAGATGCTGCGGCCACCGGAGTCCTGGCGGATAGACCTGTGGCTGATTACGCACCGGGATATGCACCGGACACGCAAGGTGCAGCTGTTTTTGCAGTGGATCAAGCAGGAACTGTCGAAGCTGCCTCCGGAAATTGCGCTGGTGCCCTGA